The genomic region TGAAACGGTGTTCCGCATCGGCTCTGTCACCAAGCAGTTCACGGCGGCCGCCATTCTCCTGCTGGCAGAAGACGGCCGGCTGAGCCTTGATGACACGCTGGACCAGTATTTCGCCGATTTTCCACGCAGTGATGAAGTGACGGTGCGCCAGCTTCTCCAGCACACATCCGGCATCAGCAATTACACATCATTCGACGGCTTCATGGACACCACTGCGCCGCTGGACCATGACGAGGCGCGCATGGTCGCCTATATCGCAAGCGCTGATCCGCTCTACGATTTCGATCCGGGCACGGGCTGGAGCTACTCCAATTCGGGCTACATGCTGCTGGACTATATCGCCGAACGGGCTGCGGGCGAGCCGCTGGCCGATTTCCTGAAAACGCGCATCTTTGATCCGCTGGGCATGGACGATACCCGCATGGACGATGCCGCCGAGATCGTGCCGCACCGGGCGCAAGGCTATGATGCCGCGCCGGATACGCAGGCCGGTTTTACCAATGCCGGCTATCTCTCGCTTTCGGTCGCGGCCGGAGCCGGCGCCATCCGGTCCACCCCGCAAGACATGTTCGTGTGGACGCGCGCACTGCTGAACGGCGATGTGGTCTCCTCAGACAGTCTGACCTTGATGCTGGAACCGGCGCGCCTGAATGATGGCAGCCTGGCCCGAGACTTCCTGGTGGATCCCCATCCGGCCCTTGCCAATATGGATTACGGCTTTGGCATTATGACCGGTGAGCGCCACGGGCACCGCTTTATCGGCCATGGCGGCTCCATCCCCGGCTTCAATGCCTCACTGAACCATTACCCGGACCAGGACGTCACCATCGTGCTGCTGGTCAACACGATCGGCCCGGCAGCGCGCGGCGCGCCGGTGCTGGCCGAAGCGGTCTTCAGGGCGCTGGCAGATTAATCGCATCAAAAGAATACGAGGGGAGTAAATCCATGACCGCAATCCGTACCCTGCTGATGGTCACATCAGCCGCCGCGCTGGCCATGACACCGGCGGCGCTGGCTCCGGCGATGGCCCAGCCTGCCCCGTCTGCTGCCAGCTTCAACGAGGAAGCGCTGGACACCCTGCCCGCCTTCATTGACGGCGTGATGGCCCAGCAGATCGCTTCGCGCGAGGTGTCGGGCGCTCTGGTCACGGTGGTCCATCAGGGCGAAGTGGTGATGAGCCGGGGCTACGGATTTGTCGATGTCGAGAACCGTATTCCGGTCGATGGCGAGAGCACGCTCTTCAGGCCGGGCTCGATCTCGAAAATGTTCACCTGGATCGCGCTGTCGCAGATGATCGAGCAGGGCCATGTCTCGCTGGACGACGATGTCAACGACCATATCGATTTCGAGATCGAGCCCTTTGACGGCCAGCCGATTACCGTGCGCGACCTGTTCCAGCACACGCCGGGCATGAGCGATATAGGCGGGTTTACGACGACGAACGCCGAAGAGCTGGTCGATCACGCCGAATGGACCCGCAATAATGTCCCGCAGCGTGTCACCGCGCCGGGCGTGGAAGTGGCCTATTCCAACTGGGGCACGTCGCTGGCGGGCTATATCGTGGAGCAGGTGTCGGGCGAGCATTTTGCCGACTATGTCGAGAACCACATTTTCTCGCCGCTCGGCATGACCTCCTCGACCTTCCGCGAGCCTTTGCCTGATGGGCTGGCAGATCGCATCGCACTCGGCCACGATCTTGAGAACGGTCGCTATACCGCCCGGTCATTTGACTATTATTCCATGGTGATGCCTGCCGGGTCGGCCACGGTCAGCGGGCCGGACATGGCACGCTTCATGATAGCGATGCTCAATGATGGCGCGCTGGACGGCCAGCAGGTCTTCTCTGAAGAGCTGGTGGCATTACTGGAAACCAACTCGATTGCCAACGCGCCGCGCCTGCCCGGCATGGCGCACGGCTATCTGGTCTATCGCGAGGAGGGGCCACGCCTGATCGGCCATGCCGGGGCGATGCGCGATTTCCGCTCCAACATGATCCTGTCGCCTGAAACCGGCACCGGCATTTTCCTCTCCATCGTGGCTGCGCCCGCCGGGCGCCCGGCGCAAGGCGAGCTGAGCGCCGCGATCACCGGGCGGCTCTTCCCGCAAGCGCCGGCTCCGCGCTGGAGCGAGGCGGCCGAGGCGGAGCAGTTTGCAGGGCGTTATCTCGTCAACCGGCGCGACCATTCGGCCGAGCCGCACCCGCTGATGCATGCGGAGGTGGAGGCTGTTGGCTCCAACGCCATCACCATCACGGCGATCGGCCAGACGCAGTATTTCGAGCAGATCGGACCGGGTCTGTTTGAGCAGGTAACGGGCCTGCGCGAAGGCGGGCCGTTCGACCGGGTGGAGTTCTATGGCGAGCCGGGCGCCTGGCGGCTCTCATTCGCCAGCCAGCCCTTCATGAACTGGCACTATGTGGGTCCGCTTGAAGACAGTGACGAAGAGGACGGCGAGGCGCGCTAACCCACGCTGGCGGGAAAGTGACAGGCAAGGGCGGGGTCAGATCTGGCTCCGCCCTTGTCCATCTTAAGCCCGCCGGTCTGCGCCACTCGCTGCGGCCACGGCCTGCGCATCGAAATCATCGGTCAGCAGCGCCTCGCGGATGAGTGCTTCAGTACCCCTGATCTCGTTAAGCTCGCTGCTGCTCAGAACGCCCTTCGAGACAGCCTCGTCCAGCTCTGTCTTTGCCCCTTTCAGTTTTTTCAGCAGCTCATCGCGCCGGATGATGGCGGCAAATGCGCGTTCCAGAACGGCAAGCGGATCATCGCCTTCGCCGATATAGACGCCGCGCGTCAGACGGTCGCGGGCGCCGCCCGGCTCCAGCATGCACTGCGCCGCTGCGTTCATCACCGCATCTGAAACAGGCTGCCTGTGCTGACCCAGCGGGCACAGGAACAGGCTTAGCAGGATGCGCCAGTGCAGGCCGGGGAAGTGACGGATCACCTCGCGCAGGCGCTGCTGGACACGATAGAGACCATCTTCAAAGCAGTAGTCGAGCAGGGGCTTGTCAGCCGCCTGGCGTCCTTCCGCCTCGAACCGCTTGAGCACGGCTGACAGAAGGTAGATTTCCGAGAGTATGTCGCCCAGACGGCCAGACAGCGCCTCCTTGCGTTTCAGTGCGCCGCCAAGAACGCCCAGAGCCATCTCCGAGATCACGGCAAGGCGCACCGAGGCATGGGTGAGCTGGCGGTAATAGGGTGCAAGCGCGCCTGCGCCTTCGGGTGCATGCGCAAACCGGCCAAATGTCAGCCCGTGCACGAAGGAGCGGGTGAAATTCCTGATGTCGTGCCAGATATGGGCAAACACCGCATGATCGAAGGCTTTGAGCCCCTCTTCCCTGTCGGGATTACGTACCGCCTCCATCTCGTCGAGCAGGTAGGGATGGCAGCGTATCGCGCCCTGCCCGAAAATGATCAGGCTGCGCGTGAGGATGTTCGCGCCTTCCACCGTGATCGCGACCGGAAGGGAGTTATAGGCCGTCGCGAGATAATTGCGCGGCCCCTCCATGACCAGCTTGCCGCCATGAATATCCATCGCATCATTGACCGCCTGACGCAGGCGCTCGGTCGCATGGCATTTCATGATCGCCGACACGACGGCCGGCTTCTCGCCGGCATCAATTCCGGCAGCCGTCAGCTTGCGCGCAGCATCGATCAGGTAGGCAGAGGCGGCGATGCGCGCGAGGGGTTCACGCACGCCTTCAAAATTGCCGATTGAGAGGCCGAACTGCTCGCGCACCCGGGCATAGGCACCACAGGAAAGCGCGGACAGGGCGGCAGCAGCGCAGCTCATCGAGGGCAGGGAAATACCCCGCCCGGCCGCCAGCGCGCCGGTCAGCATTCTCCAGCCCTTGCCGATATGATCGCGTCCGCCCAGCACATGATCCATCGGCACGAACACGTTCTCGCCGCGCACCGGCCCGTTCTGGAAGGCCAGTCCGGACGGGATGTGGCGCCGCCCGGTATCCAGCCCCGGCGTATCGGTGGGCACCAGCGCGACAGTGATGCCAAGCTCTTCCTCACCGCCCAGCAAACCCTCCGGGTCACGCAGGCGGAAGGCAAGGCCCGCAATCGTCGCGACCGGAGCCAGCGTGATGTAGCGCTTGTCGCATGTGATCTCGATGCCCAGCACGCGTTCGCCGTCGATCTCGCGTTCAACCACCACGCCAACATCAGTCATGGCGCCAGCGTCCGACCCGGCCTCGATGCCGGTCAGGGCAAAGCAGGGAATATCCTCTCCGCTGGCAAGGCGTGGCAGATAATGGGCTTTCTGCTCATCCGTCCCGTAGAGCATCAGCAATTCGCCCGGCCCCAGCGAGTTCGGCACCATCACGGTGACAGCCGCCGTGATGGAGCGCGTGGCAATGGTGCGCACCACCTCTGAATGGGCCAGCGCCGAGAAACCCTTGCCGCCATATTCGGTAGGAATAATCATCGCCAGAAGGCCCTCGCGGATCATCATGTCCCAGACCGGGCGGGGCAGGTCGTGCAGCTCGCTCTCGATCTGCCAGTCATCCAGCAGGGCGCATAATTCCTGGAGGGGACCGTCAATAAACGCCTGCTCGGCCTGGGTGAGCTTGCCGGTCTCCAGCGCGCGCAAATAGGCCCAGTCCGGCCGGCCCGACATGATCTGGGCGTCCCACCACACCGTGCCAGCCTCGATGGCCTCTGCTTCAGTGTCCGACATTTCCGGCATGACGCCTGCATACCAGCGCATGAGGAATTTGCTGATGAGGTTCCGGCGCCATTGGGCCATGCGCACACTCCATTTATCGGGCGTCCAAGGGAAGCTCACACGCGCATTCGCGCCCGTCACCGGACCGGTGCGCGCAAGGTAACGCCTCTTCCTTGCAACGCGTCGAGGTCTCACGCGTTCCCTCGTGATGACCGTCAATCTGCCCCGTTCGTCCTTGCGGGCCATTGCCTGGATCGCTCTGGCGGCACTGGCACTGGCCCTGCCCTTTATTGTACTGCTGACAGGCCAGCGCGCCAGCGGCACCAGCTTCATGTGGGATTTTTCGATGGGGCTGGGCTTTGGCGCGCTGGCCGCTGCGGGCCTGCAATTCGTGCTCACCGCCCGCTTCCAGCCGATCACCCGGCCCTATGGCATCGACATCGTCTACCTGTTCCACCGCTATTTCGCGATTGGCGCGGTAGCGCTGATGCTTGGCCATTTCGCCATTCTCTATATCTGGTTCGAAGACGCGCTGGGCGATCTGAACCCGCTCACCGCAGAGTGGGAGCTGACCATGGGACGCATTGCGCTTGGCGCGTTCGTGCTGCTGGTCATCACGTCTGAATTCCGCAAAACGCTGCGCATCCCTTACGAACTCTGGCGCTATGGCCACATAGCTCTCGCGATCATCGCGTTCGGCGCAGCCGTGGCCCATATTATCGGCGTTGGCCATTTCACCGCCGAGGCCGACAAGCGCATCTTATGGCTGGGTGTGGCGGTGAGCTGGATCGGCCTGATGGTGTGGACACGGGCGATCCGCCCTTTCCGCCTCTGGCACAATCCGTGGCGCATCGTGGAGAATATTCCGCGCGAGGGCGGGGTGCATTCCCTCGTGCTGGAGCCCTTGGGCAGGGGCCTGAAAAACTGGAAGCCCGGCCAGTTTGTCTGGCTGACGCTCGGCGCATCTCCCTTCGCCCTGAAGGAGCATCCCTTCACCATCTCCACCCCGCCAGAGCATGGCCCGAAAGTGACGCTCTCCATCAAGCCGCTCGGCGATTTCAGCGAGTGGGCGGTGCATACCAGCCCAGGCGCGAAAGCGTATCTCGACGGGCCTTATGGCGCGTTCTCCATCGATAATGACCCGGAAGCGAAGGGCTTTGTGATGATTGCCGGCGGGGTCGGCATCACGCCGATGATGAGCAATATCCACGCCCTGCAGGAACGCAATGATCCGCGCCCGGTCATCCTGATCTATGGCAACAAGGACTGGGAGAGCGCCCATTTCCGCCATGAGCTGGCGAAGCTGGAGGAGACGCTGAACCTCAAAGTCGTCCATGTGCTGGAGAACCCGCCGGACGGCTGGGAGGGCGAAACAGGCTTTATCGACCGCAAGGTGCTGGCAGACCATCTGCCCGAAGAGACGCGCCACTGGCCGCACTTCCTGTGCGGTCCCGGCCCGCTGACCGATGCGGCCAAGTCAAACCTGCTCGCGATGGGCGTGCCGCTGACGGCCATCGATTCTGAAATCTTCGATCTGGTTTAGGAGGCGTGCCATGAGACCGATACTCGCCCTCACCATCGCCATCGCGCTGATTGGCTTTGCCGTCGGGCTGGCGGCGGGTTTTGCCTGGCTGGTGAATAGCTAGACGCACGCTTCAAGGAAGAGCACCGGCGCGCCGGTCCAAAGAGTGGAGATGACGGCTGCAACCGTCACCATCACCGCCACGCGGCGCGTGGTATCAGCCGCCGCCCCCTCCCAGCGCCGGGCGATCCTGTCCAGCGGAAACCAGAGCGCCGCGCCCAGCACAGCATGGCCAAGATAGGCGACAAGCAAGAGGATGCGGTTGGCCGACAATCCTGCAATTGCCGTCTCCTCCCATCCCGCCCGGCAGCCGACCGCATGCAGCCCATAGAGCACCGAAAAGCCTGCGGCCCAGACGGTGAAGCCAGCTACAAGCCAGATAAGGTCCGGCCCGCGCACCTTGCGAAGCGCTCCGCTCATCCCATGCCTCCCGGCGCCAGAATGATGAGGGCGAGCGCGCCGAGACCGGTAATGGCGGTGTAAAGCTGCCAGATGGCTGTGCCGCGCATATCGGCTGAGCGCAGGGCCGAGACAAAGCCGGCCCTGCACCGCGCCAGCGCATAGGCCGTGAACAATACGCCCAGCAAGGCATGCAGCATGACATAGCCGATGACCGCCATGGTCACCGCCGCATAGGCGTGGCTCGTCGGCGCGGGCGCGTCGACTACCGCCAGCGCAATAAGGGCGGCGAGCGCGACAAGGCTCGCAACTAAAGACCCGGCCAGATGGATGATGCGCGCACCCGCCCTGCCCGCCTGATTGGCGCGTCTGGCAGTGAAGGCGAACCCCGAAGCGGCGGTGAGACCGATGGCAATGGCGGCCACCAGTACCGGGCTGGCGCTTAGAAACTCCGGCGGCGGCCAGTCCGGCGCGGTCGTCCACAGGAAGAGATAGCCAAAGACCAGCGAGCCGAAGAAGGCCGCATTGGCGGCAAGGAAGTATTTCAGGCCCAACAGGGTCGGCACCGAGCTGACGGCATAATGCACGGGCAGGCTGAGGCCATGTCCGGCATTGATGGGTTCGGGATCAGACTTCGCCCCCAGCGACCAGAGCCAGCGCCAGCCGAATATCGTGGCAAGCACCACACCGACCAGCGAGAACCAGTAGGCGCTGAACAGGAAAGACACGAAGAACACGGCCAGACCCGAAGCCATGAAGAAGGGCGTGTAGTCATTCTTCGGGAAGATCAGCACGTGCTCTGGCTCGCCGGTTGCCATGTCGACGCACAGCGTCTCCATCTCGCCTCTGGGTGCGCCGGGGAGGTATCCTTTACCGGCGGCGATATCCGCGCCAAGGCGCGCATTGTCTTCCAGCGGGTCACGGCCCGTCACCAGCGGCAGGGAGGCGAAATTATAGCTCGGCGCAGGGGTGGGCATGGCCCAGTCCAGCCCCGTACCGCCCCACGGGTTACGGCGGAAGCGCCGCCCGAAGCGGGTCTGCAGCACGATGTCGACCACAAAGAGCGCAAAGCCCGCCGTCATCACGAACCCGCCAATGGAGGAGATGAGATTGGGCAGATCCCAGCCTAGCCCGCCCTCATAGGTGAAGACGCGGCGCGGCATGCCCATCAGCCCGGTAAAGTGCATGATGAGAAAGGTGCCGTGGAAGCCGAGGAAGATCAGCCAGAAGGCGGCTTTGGAGACCTGGAAGACAGGCAGCCGTCCGGTCATCAGTGGCAGCCAGTAATAGGCGGCCGCCAGCATCGGAAACACGAACCCGCCGATCAGCACGTAATGGAGATGGGCGACCACGAAGTGGGTGTCATGGGCCTGCCAGTTGAACGGCACCAGAGCCAGCATCACGCCGGTCAGCCCGCCCAGGATGAAGACCGAAAAGAACCCCATCAGATAGAGCATGGGCAGGGTCATTTGCGGGCGTCCGCGCATCAGGGTGGCGATCCAGGCAAAGACCTGCACCGCCGTCGGCACCGCCACCAGCATGGAGGCCGCCGAGAAGAAGGCGAGCGCCAGATGGGGTATCCCCACCGTGAACATGTGGTGGACCCATAGCCCGAAGCTCAGGAAAGCCAGCGCGATGATGGCCGCCACGATCCACGCATAGCCGACGATTTTCGTGCGCGCGAAAACGGGAATGAGGGTGGAGACTGCCCCGGCGGCCGGCAGGAAGATGATATAGACCTCAGGGTGGCCGAACAGCCAGAACAGGTGCTGCCATAGCAAGGGCGCGCCGCCCCGCTCCGCATCGAAGAACGGCCAGTTGAAGGCGCGCTCGATCTCCAGAAGCACGCTGCCAAGGATGAGCGGCGGGAAGGCGATCAGCATCATCGCGGCGGTGACCAGCAGATACCAGGCCATGAGCGGCATGCGCGAGAGCGCCATGC from Glycocaulis abyssi harbors:
- a CDS encoding serine hydrolase domain-containing protein; its protein translation is MNRLLACAFLAFTLVLPATGAFPAEARQADPDTAIVRLESAIDAFARNLLEEAQAPGLSIGIARGGETLLIRGYGFANLEHQVEVTGETVFRIGSVTKQFTAAAILLLAEDGRLSLDDTLDQYFADFPRSDEVTVRQLLQHTSGISNYTSFDGFMDTTAPLDHDEARMVAYIASADPLYDFDPGTGWSYSNSGYMLLDYIAERAAGEPLADFLKTRIFDPLGMDDTRMDDAAEIVPHRAQGYDAAPDTQAGFTNAGYLSLSVAAGAGAIRSTPQDMFVWTRALLNGDVVSSDSLTLMLEPARLNDGSLARDFLVDPHPALANMDYGFGIMTGERHGHRFIGHGGSIPGFNASLNHYPDQDVTIVLLVNTIGPAARGAPVLAEAVFRALAD
- a CDS encoding serine hydrolase domain-containing protein; this encodes MTAIRTLLMVTSAAALAMTPAALAPAMAQPAPSAASFNEEALDTLPAFIDGVMAQQIASREVSGALVTVVHQGEVVMSRGYGFVDVENRIPVDGESTLFRPGSISKMFTWIALSQMIEQGHVSLDDDVNDHIDFEIEPFDGQPITVRDLFQHTPGMSDIGGFTTTNAEELVDHAEWTRNNVPQRVTAPGVEVAYSNWGTSLAGYIVEQVSGEHFADYVENHIFSPLGMTSSTFREPLPDGLADRIALGHDLENGRYTARSFDYYSMVMPAGSATVSGPDMARFMIAMLNDGALDGQQVFSEELVALLETNSIANAPRLPGMAHGYLVYREEGPRLIGHAGAMRDFRSNMILSPETGTGIFLSIVAAPAGRPAQGELSAAITGRLFPQAPAPRWSEAAEAEQFAGRYLVNRRDHSAEPHPLMHAEVEAVGSNAITITAIGQTQYFEQIGPGLFEQVTGLREGGPFDRVEFYGEPGAWRLSFASQPFMNWHYVGPLEDSDEEDGEAR
- a CDS encoding acyl-CoA dehydrogenase → MAQWRRNLISKFLMRWYAGVMPEMSDTEAEAIEAGTVWWDAQIMSGRPDWAYLRALETGKLTQAEQAFIDGPLQELCALLDDWQIESELHDLPRPVWDMMIREGLLAMIIPTEYGGKGFSALAHSEVVRTIATRSITAAVTVMVPNSLGPGELLMLYGTDEQKAHYLPRLASGEDIPCFALTGIEAGSDAGAMTDVGVVVEREIDGERVLGIEITCDKRYITLAPVATIAGLAFRLRDPEGLLGGEEELGITVALVPTDTPGLDTGRRHIPSGLAFQNGPVRGENVFVPMDHVLGGRDHIGKGWRMLTGALAAGRGISLPSMSCAAAALSALSCGAYARVREQFGLSIGNFEGVREPLARIAASAYLIDAARKLTAAGIDAGEKPAVVSAIMKCHATERLRQAVNDAMDIHGGKLVMEGPRNYLATAYNSLPVAITVEGANILTRSLIIFGQGAIRCHPYLLDEMEAVRNPDREEGLKAFDHAVFAHIWHDIRNFTRSFVHGLTFGRFAHAPEGAGALAPYYRQLTHASVRLAVISEMALGVLGGALKRKEALSGRLGDILSEIYLLSAVLKRFEAEGRQAADKPLLDYCFEDGLYRVQQRLREVIRHFPGLHWRILLSLFLCPLGQHRQPVSDAVMNAAAQCMLEPGGARDRLTRGVYIGEGDDPLAVLERAFAAIIRRDELLKKLKGAKTELDEAVSKGVLSSSELNEIRGTEALIREALLTDDFDAQAVAAASGADRRA
- a CDS encoding ferric reductase-like transmembrane domain-containing protein, with translation MTVNLPRSSLRAIAWIALAALALALPFIVLLTGQRASGTSFMWDFSMGLGFGALAAAGLQFVLTARFQPITRPYGIDIVYLFHRYFAIGAVALMLGHFAILYIWFEDALGDLNPLTAEWELTMGRIALGAFVLLVITSEFRKTLRIPYELWRYGHIALAIIAFGAAVAHIIGVGHFTAEADKRILWLGVAVSWIGLMVWTRAIRPFRLWHNPWRIVENIPREGGVHSLVLEPLGRGLKNWKPGQFVWLTLGASPFALKEHPFTISTPPEHGPKVTLSIKPLGDFSEWAVHTSPGAKAYLDGPYGAFSIDNDPEAKGFVMIAGGVGITPMMSNIHALQERNDPRPVILIYGNKDWESAHFRHELAKLEETLNLKVVHVLENPPDGWEGETGFIDRKVLADHLPEETRHWPHFLCGPGPLTDAAKSNLLAMGVPLTAIDSEIFDLV
- the ctaD gene encoding cytochrome c oxidase subunit I, whose protein sequence is MSGDTPVSLHRALDAVWRAPKGIAALSAVNHTVVGRRFIITAFIYFAIGGLLAMLIRAQLARPENPFLGADAYNQIFTMHGTVMMFLFAIPLIEGIALYLLPKILGARDLAYPRLSAFGYWCYLFGATIILVSMLMGVAPDSGWFMYTPLSSATYTPGINADVWLLGVTFVEISAICAAVEIVVTILKVRTAGMALSRMPLMAWYLLVTAAMMLIAFPPLILGSVLLEIERAFNWPFFDAERGGAPLLWQHLFWLFGHPEVYIIFLPAAGAVSTLIPVFARTKIVGYAWIVAAIIALAFLSFGLWVHHMFTVGIPHLALAFFSAASMLVAVPTAVQVFAWIATLMRGRPQMTLPMLYLMGFFSVFILGGLTGVMLALVPFNWQAHDTHFVVAHLHYVLIGGFVFPMLAAAYYWLPLMTGRLPVFQVSKAAFWLIFLGFHGTFLIMHFTGLMGMPRRVFTYEGGLGWDLPNLISSIGGFVMTAGFALFVVDIVLQTRFGRRFRRNPWGGTGLDWAMPTPAPSYNFASLPLVTGRDPLEDNARLGADIAAGKGYLPGAPRGEMETLCVDMATGEPEHVLIFPKNDYTPFFMASGLAVFFVSFLFSAYWFSLVGVVLATIFGWRWLWSLGAKSDPEPINAGHGLSLPVHYAVSSVPTLLGLKYFLAANAAFFGSLVFGYLFLWTTAPDWPPPEFLSASPVLVAAIAIGLTAASGFAFTARRANQAGRAGARIIHLAGSLVASLVALAALIALAVVDAPAPTSHAYAAVTMAVIGYVMLHALLGVLFTAYALARCRAGFVSALRSADMRGTAIWQLYTAITGLGALALIILAPGGMG